In Motacilla alba alba isolate MOTALB_02 chromosome 23, Motacilla_alba_V1.0_pri, whole genome shotgun sequence, the following are encoded in one genomic region:
- the LOC119711055 gene encoding uncharacterized protein LOC119711055 isoform X1 codes for MSRALPTPGGHGRVSAAPCPVRSPTLERVHAGVWVCHSPVSKLISGSLTRGIKSRSHNGIHSSSCPGKEQALHCPLGLGLGQAKVASAQLPAGGPCLRPPSSLPRGQAGTGAMLLRAQTQKGAQHWVLQSAPFPGDTSHVAGGSWGHQGGLSSARVIWAPVLLDTGTALMRGERETEAGGSFGRGRSRWHEGDRGKCPSVLVSFCPCCSFSTASALARLGTEDPSQGLCRDGTSGGTRGRPQHFPRDCLIHSHGYKSQGKSQESGQGRRPQGCHAALCFIFPLAPTLKPPPGRKVTLRPAEEEEEEEEKEEEKEEEEEKEECAPSRAHKAPFIGAEFGFPLPAQHLAPSCPASKAVVGVGSWRVGHLGGHTDLQVASSLTLTIPMIFASCQLLIIPLIKVVLQGNRSFVAQELICSCCSFPALSCNPQLGTLQLATVELGTVSPRIRAPFGGSWGTQPWCGPVALCRTGCPHYSPQKRATGSRAPRARHPPADLLWAPTALHPARHQCHWVFWGAWDPHGPSAKPPAAPRADRPEQVTLPGVAWLCRV; via the coding sequence ATGAGCAGGGCCCTGCCTACCCCGGGTGGGCACGGCAGGGTCTCAGCAGCTCCGTGCCCGGTGCGAAGCCCCACGCTGGAGCGCGTGCACGCGGGTGTCTGGGTCTGTCACAGCCCGGTGAGCAAGTTAATCTCGGGCTCCCTGACACGTGGAATAAAATCGCGATCCCATAATGGAATTCATTCGTCTTCCTGTCCAGGCAAAGAACAAGCCCTCCACTGCccgctggggctggggctgggccaggccaAGGTGGccagtgcccagctcccagctgggggTCCCTGCCTGCGCCcaccctcctccctgccacggggcCAGGCCGGCACTGGAGCGATGCTCCTGCGAGCGCAGACCCAGAAAGGAGCCCAACACTGGGTGCTGCAGAGCGCTCCCTTCCCAGGGGACACCAGCCACGTCGCCGGGGGCAGCTGGGGTCACCAGGGAGGGTTGAGCTCCGCCAGGGTGATCTGGGCTCCCGTCCTGCtggacacaggcacagcactcatgaggggggaaagggaaactgaggcaggtgGCAGTTTTGGGAGAGGGCGATCCAGGTGGCATGAAGGGGACAGGGGAAAATGTCCCTCTGTCCTTGTGtctttctgtccctgctgctccttctctaCTGCAAGTGCCTTGGCCAGGCTTGGCACAGAGGACCCATCCCAGGGACTCTGCAGGGATGGCACCAGTGGGGGCACCCGTGGGAGACCCCAGCACTTCCCCAGGGACTGCCTCATCCACAGCCATGGGTACAAGTCACAGGGAAAATCTCAGGagtctgggcagggcaggaggccACAGGGTTGccatgctgctctgtgcttcatTTTCCCTCTGGCACCCACGCTGAAGCCACCCCCAGGCAGGAAAGTGACCCTGCGGccagcagaagaggaggaggaggaggaggagaaggaggaggagaaggaggaggaggaggagaaggaggagtgTGCTCCTTCTCGGGCACACAAAGCCCCTTTCATTGGGGCTGAGTTTGGATttcctctgccagcccagcacctcgctccctcctgccctgccagcaagGCTGTGGTTGGAGTGGGAAGCTGGCGggtgggacacctggggggacacACGGACCTTCAGGTGGCTTCATCCCTCACCCTGACCATCCCCATGATTTTCGCCTCCTGTCAGCTTTTAATTATACCCCTAATAAAAGTCGTTTTGCAGGGGAACAGGAGCTTTGTTGCTCAGGAGctcatctgctcctgctgctcctttcctgctttAAGCTGTAATCCtcagctggggacactgcaATTAGCCACCGTGGAGCTGGGCACCGTGTCACCGAGGATTAGGGCTCCCTTCGGTGGGAGCTGGGGGACCCAGCCCTGGTGTGGGCCGGTGGCTCTTTGCAGGACAGGGTGTCCCCACTACAGCCCCCAAAAGAGGGCCACAGGCTCAAGAGCCCCCCGAGCCAGGCATCCTCCAGCTGACCTCCTCTGGGCACCCACTGCCCTGCACCCTGCACGGCACCAGTGCCACTGGGTTTTCTGGGGTGCATGGGACCCGCACGGCCCCTCTGCCAaaccccctgcagccccccgtGCAGACAGACCCGAGCAGGTCACCCTGCCAGGGGTCGCGTGGCTTTGCAGAGTGTGA